The Plasmodium berghei ANKA genome assembly, chromosome: 12 genome contains a region encoding:
- a CDS encoding acyl-CoA synthetase, putative encodes MFTTTGKLIYAVEHTPSTSKDSTAVYRNPKFNDKLLDNFEDNPLNNLWDMFNKSAEKYKNRHCFGTRIRKNDKLGEYKWKTFKEVQELIILIGSGLMNKNICPLIECNDTKIPRARFLGLYLPNCEEWNICDFSCNAFNIITVPLYDSLGIESSKFILDQTMMQTIMCNKTCGLKLIKSLDKFDHIYIKTLILVEKEIDPEIESTCNKLNIKIVTWDDLIEAGKKKKLDPKPGKLSDVSSICYTSGTTGYPKGVIMTNQNFIAQIASSCLGPSKFPMLNINEKDTHLSYLPLAHVYERIMMCLFLYLGIRVGYYSGNILALTDDIQELKPTLFLSVPRLYNRIHERICNSLKKKSSVVQSLFHKGLDHKIKKLNNTGNPWSLFWDTLLFNKAKKILGGNLRGMLNGSAPLGVEVAKKLKCIFCVPLMEGFGMTEGLGCLFITNPIDPDVGHIGGPLPSVEYKLVSVPEMNYLVTDNPPRGELLLRGPTICNLGYFKLEKETNELLDSDGWMKTGDIASFSQNQSITIIDRKKNIFKLSQGEYVAVEKIESVYKQSLFIAQIFVFGYSYESFLVCIVFPSVDTMRIWAKENKINKSNEEIIKLEKFKNDVMKDLIKIGKTDGLNGYEQIKDIHFIMEGFTIENDLMTPTGKIKRHAVQNKFKQEIDKMYENVKKA; translated from the coding sequence ATGTTTACCACAACGGGTAAGCTTATTTACGCTGTTGAGCATACCCCGTCCACGAGTAAGGACTCGACTGCGGTTTACAGAAATCCAAAATTCAATGATAAGTTGTTGGATAATTTTGAGGATAATccattaaataatttatgggatatgtttaataaatcagctgagaaatataaaaatagacaTTGCTTTGGTACAAGAATTcgtaaaaatgataaattagGTGAATATAAATGGAAAACATTTAAAGAAGTACAGGaattgataatattaatcGGTTCTGGTTTAATGAATAAGAATATATGCCCATTAATTGAATGTAATGATACAAAAATTCCACGAGCACGATTTTTAGGTTTATATTTACCTAACTGTGAAGAATGGAACATTTGTGATTTTAGTTGTAATGCATTTAATATCATTACAGTACCATTATATGATTCATTAGGTATAGAATCAagtaaatttatattagaTCAAACAATGATGCAAACAATTATGTGTAATAAAACATGTGGCttgaaattaataaaatctTTAGATAAATTtgatcatatatatataaaaacattaatattagtagaaaaagaaatagaTCCAGAAATAGAAAGCACATGcaacaaattaaatataaaaatagtaacaTGGGATGATTTAATAGAAgcaggaaaaaaaaaaaaattagatcCTAAACCAGGAAAATTAAGTGATGTTTCTTCAATATGTTATACATCTGGTACTACTGGATATCCTAAGGGAGTTATAATGACTAACCAGAATTTTATTGCACAAATTGCTTCATCTTGTTTGGGGCCATCCAAATTTCCTATgcttaatataaatgaaaaagataCCCACTTATCTTATCTTCCATTAGCACATGTTTATGAAAGAATTATGATGTgtttatttctatatttagGAATAAGGGTTGGATATTATTCAGGAAATATATTAGCCTTAACTGATGATATTCAAGAATTAAAGCCAACGTTATTTCTTAGTGTACCTAgattatataatagaaTACATGAAAGAATATGtaattcattaaaaaaaaaatcatctGTGGTCCAATCATTATTTCATAAGGGACTAGAccataaaattaaaaaattaaataatacagGAAATCCTTGGAGTCTTTTTTGGgatacattattatttaataaagcaaaaaaaatattaggTGGAAATTTAAGAGGAATGTTAAATGGTTCTGCTCCACTTGGTGTAGAAGTAgcgaaaaaattaaaatgtatattttgtgTACCATTAATGGAAGGATTTGGTATGACTGAAGGGTTGGGctgtttatttattacaaatCCTATTGATCCAGATGTGGGGCATATTGGTGGCCCATTACCATCTGttgaatataaattagTTTCTGTACCTgaaatgaattatttagTTACAGATAATCCACCACGAGGTGAATTACTTTTAAGAGGCCCAACTATATGTAATTTAggatattttaaattagaaaaagaaaCGAATGAATTATTGGATAGTGATGGATGGATGAAAACAGGAGATATTGCATCTTTTAGTCAAAATCAATCAATAACTATTATtgatagaaaaaaaaatatatttaaattatcacAAGGTGAATATGTAGCTgtagaaaaaatagaatCTGTTTATAAAcaatcattatttattgcacaaatatttgtttttggATATTCTTATGAATCATTTTTAGTTTGTATTGTTTTTCCATCGGTTGATACGATGCGTATATGGGCAAaggaaaacaaaataaataaatcaaatgaagaaattataaaattagaaaaattcaaaaatgaTGTTATGAAagatttaattaaaataggTAAAACTGATGGATTAAATGGATATGAACAAATTAAagatattcattttattatggAGGGATTTACTATTGAGAATGATTTGATGACGCCAActggaaaaataaaaaggcACGCTGTACAGAATAAATTCAAACAAGAAATTGACAAAATGTatgaaaatgtaaaaaaggCATGA